The Deltaproteobacteria bacterium genome contains the following window.
ACAGAACACCCCCGCCAGAAGGCCGATGATGACGGATGACAGCGGGCTGACGAAACCGCAGGCCGGTGTGATCGCTACAAGCCCGGTAAGGGCGCCCGTGACGATACCCAGCACGGTGGGCGCGCCGTGACGTTGCCATTCTATGAGAGCCCAGGTCAGCCCGGCAGCCGCCGTCGCCGTATTGGTCGTGACGAAGGCGTTTGCGGCGACCCCTCCCGCTTCAAGGGCGCTTCCCGCGTTGAATCCGAACCACCCGAACCAGAGGAGCGCGCCGCCGAGCACGGTCAGGGGAAGATTATGGGGCTTGTAGGACTGGTTCTCGTACCCGACGCGACGGCCGATCAGGATCGCCATCAACAGTGCCGATGCGCCGGAGCTGACGTGAACGACAATGCCGCCGGCGAAATCGAGGGCGCCCATGTCCCGCAGCCAGCCGCCCGTACCCCAGACCCAGTGGGCGATGGGATCATAGACGAAGGTGGTCCACAGGAGCATCAGCACGACGAAGGCCGAGAACTTCATGCGCTCGGCAAATGCTCCCACGATAAGGGCCGGTGTGATAATGGCGAACATGGCCTGAAAGATCATGAATGACAGATGGGGGATCGAAGCGGCGTAATCGGCGTTCGGTTCCATTCCCACGTTATTCAGGCCGACCCAATCGAGCCCGCCGATAATGCCGTGGCCGAGGTCCGGCGAAAAGGCCAGTGAATATCCGAGAAGCACCCACTGCAGGCTCACCAGGCACATGATAAAAAAGCACTGCATCAGAATGGAAAGAATGTTTTTTCTCCGCGCGAGACCCCCGTAGAAAAGGGCTACACCGGGCGTCATGATGAACACCAGCGCGGCACAGAGCATTACCCATGCGGTATCACCTGAACTCATGCTGTTACCTCCTTGGTTAAATCCTACGGCTCGGTATCCATCAAATATCATGCCAGTTTGGGGGTATTGTTGTTAACTACATAAAATATATGTAGAAATAACTTTAATTATTCTCTGTTGTGCCGGATAATTATCCTACGGCCGCGTATTTTGTCTTGCATTAAATGACAATAATGTAATATTGTGTGGCTGTTTTTTACAGAACCCCGGTAAGCCCCGCGTACCCCCTGAAGGTGTGCGACGGTTCGGGGAGCAGGAAAGGGACGGATACAAATGACAGTTGCGGCAGGTGATGGAAAAAGAGAGAACCGGGAGGTCAGGGAGCTTTCCCTGCTTTACGAGGTCAGCCAGACCCTCGGCCGGAGCATGGACATACGGGAAGTGGTCGGTCCCGTCCTCAACGCCCTGGCGGAAGGGATGGGCATGACCCGGGGAATGCTGGCGCTCCTGAACCGGAAGACGGGGGAAATGTATATCGAGGCGGCCCACGGCCTTTCGGAGGTTCAGAGAAAACGGGGGCGGTACCAACTGGGTGAAGGTGTCATCGGCAGGGTGGTCGAGACGGGCCAGCCGGCAATCGTCCCCCATATTTCTGACGAGCCCCTTTTCCTCGACCGTACCGGTTCGCGAAAGAACCTGAACAAGAATGACATATCCTACATCTGCGTGCCCATTAAGATCGGGACGGAGGTGATCGGAACGCTCAGCGCCGACCGGCTCTTCGATGAATCGATCTCTCTGAAGGAGGACGTGCGGCTTCTGGCCATCATCGCCTCCATGATCGCCCAGGCGGTCCGTATCAGGCAGGAAACGCAGGAAGAGCGGGAGATGCTGATCCAGGAAAATCTGCGCCTCCAGACGGAACTGAAGGAAAAATTTCATCCCGCCAACATCATCGGAAAATCGAAGAGCATGCGGGAGGTCTATCAACTAGTCGCTCAGGTTTCAAAGAGCAACGCCACCGTGCTCATCAGGGGCGAGAGCGGCACGGGAAAGGAACTGGTCGCCAACGCGATCCATTATAACAGCCTGCGTGCCAATAAGCCTCTGGTGAAGGTGAACTGCGCGGCGCTTCCCGAGACGGTCCTGGAGAGCGAGCTCTTCGGCCATGAAAAGGGTGCCTTCACCGGAGCCACCTACACGCGAAAAGGCAGGTTCGAGCTGGCGAGCGGGGGCACCATTTTCCTGGACGAGATCGGGGACCTGCCGCCCATGGTGCAGATACGCCTCCTGCGCGTTCTCCAGGAGCGGGAATTTGAGCGGGTCGGTGCCACTGAAACGACGAAGGTCGACGTGCGCGTTATAGCCGCCACGAACAGAAGCCTGGAAGAACTGATGGAAAAGGGGGACTTCAGGGAAGACCTGTACTACCGGTTGAACGTGTTCCCGGTCTATGTGCCGCCGCTGAGGGAGCGCAAGTCGGATATCCTTCTCCTTGCCGACTTTTTTATCGAACGATACGCGAAGATGAACAACAAGAGAATCCAGAGGATCTGCACCCATGCCATCGATATGCTGACCTGCTATCACTGGCCGGGAAACGTGCGGGAACTGGAAAACTGTATCGAACGGGCCGTCCTTCTCTCGAACGAGGGAGTCATTTACGGCTATCACCTGCCGCCCACATTACAGACGTCGTCCTATTCGGGAACGATTTCCTACGGTACCCTGCAGGGCGAAATGGACCGTCTTGAGAGGGACCTGATCATGGACGCCCTGAAAACGGTCCGGGGGAATATGACCCAGGCGGCGAAGATCCTCGGCACGAGCGAGCGGATCATGGGGCTGCGGGTTGCAAAGTATAATATCGATCCGAAACGATTTCGTACATAACAGTAGTTGCGTCCCTGTAATCCTACGAATTTGTAGTACGGCCGATGGCGGAGCGGATGGTCCCTCCGTCATTGTTTTGTAATAATGCAGTGATATCATACACATGATGAGGAAGCGAAACTTCCGGCGGCAACTGGCACTATTGTTGCTTACATGTGAGAAAACCAAAATGAGCAGGAGTGCGCATAATGGCAAAGAAAAACATGAAAGACAAGGAAAGTATCTTGCGGATCGTCAGGGACCAGGATGTCAAGTTCATCCGGCTCTGGTTCACCGATGTTCTCGGCTTTTTAAAGAGTTTCACCATCACGCCCCGTGAGCTTGAGGGGGCCTTTGACGAGGGTATGGGGTTTGACGGTTCATCCATCGAAGGGTTCGCCAGGATCGAGGAAAGCGATATGGTCGCCAAACCGGACCCGGAAACCTTCGTCATGCTTCCATGGCGTAACAACGGGATCAGCGTGGCCCGGATGTTCTGCGACGTTCTGAAGCCCGACGGAGCACCCTACGAAGGGGACCCGCGTTATGCCCTGAAGCGGAACCTCCAAAAGGCCACCAATATGGGGTATACGTTATATGTGGGCCCCGAGCTCGAGTATTTCTATTTCAAGGATGCCTCCGATACGCCGCAGATCCTCGATCACGGCGGTTACTTCGATCTGACACCCCTCGATATGGCCAGCGATCTGAGAAAGGACACGATCCTGGCGCTGGAAAGCATGGGTATCAATGTGGAGTACAGCCATCATGAGGTTGCGCCGAGCCAGCACGAGATAGACCTGCAGTACACGGACGCGCTCCACATGGCAGACGCCGCCATGACCTACCGGATGACGGTGAAGGAGATCGCCATGAAGCACGGTGTCTACGCCACCTTCATGCCGAAACCCATGTTCGGCCAGAACGGCAGCGGT
Protein-coding sequences here:
- a CDS encoding ammonium transporter; translation: MSSGDTAWVMLCAALVFIMTPGVALFYGGLARRKNILSILMQCFFIMCLVSLQWVLLGYSLAFSPDLGHGIIGGLDWVGLNNVGMEPNADYAASIPHLSFMIFQAMFAIITPALIVGAFAERMKFSAFVVLMLLWTTFVYDPIAHWVWGTGGWLRDMGALDFAGGIVVHVSSGASALLMAILIGRRVGYENQSYKPHNLPLTVLGGALLWFGWFGFNAGSALEAGGVAANAFVTTNTATAAAGLTWALIEWQRHGAPTVLGIVTGALTGLVAITPACGFVSPLSSVIIGLLAGVFCYMAVTALKPKFGYDDALDVFGVHGVGGIWGTIATGIFANTAVNAAGADGLLFGNVKLFLVQGVYLLTCVTFALVMTWILFKFVDALFGVRVEKEDELMGLDLTQHRESAYTVLE
- the nifA gene encoding nif-specific transcriptional activator NifA; translated protein: MTVAAGDGKRENREVRELSLLYEVSQTLGRSMDIREVVGPVLNALAEGMGMTRGMLALLNRKTGEMYIEAAHGLSEVQRKRGRYQLGEGVIGRVVETGQPAIVPHISDEPLFLDRTGSRKNLNKNDISYICVPIKIGTEVIGTLSADRLFDESISLKEDVRLLAIIASMIAQAVRIRQETQEEREMLIQENLRLQTELKEKFHPANIIGKSKSMREVYQLVAQVSKSNATVLIRGESGTGKELVANAIHYNSLRANKPLVKVNCAALPETVLESELFGHEKGAFTGATYTRKGRFELASGGTIFLDEIGDLPPMVQIRLLRVLQEREFERVGATETTKVDVRVIAATNRSLEELMEKGDFREDLYYRLNVFPVYVPPLRERKSDILLLADFFIERYAKMNNKRIQRICTHAIDMLTCYHWPGNVRELENCIERAVLLSNEGVIYGYHLPPTLQTSSYSGTISYGTLQGEMDRLERDLIMDALKTVRGNMTQAAKILGTSERIMGLRVAKYNIDPKRFRT
- a CDS encoding glutamine synthetase, which codes for MKDKESILRIVRDQDVKFIRLWFTDVLGFLKSFTITPRELEGAFDEGMGFDGSSIEGFARIEESDMVAKPDPETFVMLPWRNNGISVARMFCDVLKPDGAPYEGDPRYALKRNLQKATNMGYTLYVGPELEYFYFKDASDTPQILDHGGYFDLTPLDMASDLRKDTILALESMGINVEYSHHEVAPSQHEIDLQYTDALHMADAAMTYRMTVKEIAMKHGVYATFMPKPMFGQNGSGMHVHQSLFAGSENAFFDADDTYYLSGVAKHYIAGLLRHSQEICSIVAQWVNSYKRLVPGYEAPVYISWARRNRSALIRVPMYKPGKSKATRAEFRCPDPACNPYLAFAVMLAAGLKGIEEKYELPEPVEEDIFEMGPETREKRGIASLPGSLGQAIHYTERSEVVREALGDHIYTKFIANKKLEWDQYRMQVSNYELKKYLPIL